The genomic window GAACTCGGCAGAACCTGTGCACGGACCGGGGGACAGCACTGTGGACAAACTCATACCGGATCCCTTGCACCCCCTGTGAACTGGCCTTTCTCCGTCCACGGGCTGTGGGAGAGAAAAACTTTTGCCCTCAGCTCAAGATCACCGTAACCAGCCCCCGAGAGCCGTCGTTGCTGCGACTTAAGTAAGGACTCCATAGGGTTTGCATCTCTTACCTGTGGAAGATTAGATTGACCCCCATGACCCAGGCCCCCGCCGACCGGCGGCCGTCCCGCCGCAGACATGATCGCGAGATCATCGCGCTCGCCGTCCCCGCCTTTGGCGCTCTCGTCGCGGAGCCACTTTTCGTGATGGTCGACAGCGCCATCGTCGGCCATCTCGGCACTCCTCAACTGGCTGGCCTGGCCATCGCGGCGGCTCTGCTGACCACCGCGGTCAGCATCTTCGTCTTCCTCGCCTACGCCACCACCGCTGCCGTCGCCCGCCGCGTGGGCGCGGGAGATCTCGCTTCCGCCATCCGGCAGGGCATGGACGGCATCTGGCTCGCCCTTCTCATCGGCGTGGTGGTGGTCGCGCTCACCCTTCCCCTGGCTCCATGGCTGGTGAATGCCTTCGGTGCGTCCGACACCGCAGCACCGTACGCCAGCACCTACCTGCGGATCTCCAGCCTGGGCATTCCGGCCATGCTCATCGTCCTGGCGGCCACCGGAGTACTGCGCGGACTGCAGAACACCCGCACACCCCTCTACGTCGCAATCGGCGGATTCGCGGTGAACGGCGCCCTCAACCTCGCCCTCGTCTACGGTGCCGGCCTCGGGATCGCAGGGTCCGCGTGGGGAACGGTCATCGCCCAGGTAGCGATGGCGGTCGTCTACCTGATCGTCGTCGTGCGCGGAGCGCGTAAGCACGGAGCCTCGCTCCGTCCAGACCTGGCGGGCATCCGCGCCAGCGCCCAAGCGGGTATCCCCTTGCTGGTCCGCACCCTTTCCCTACGGGCAGTCCTGCTGATCGCCACACTGGTGGCCGCACGACTCGGCGATACGGACATCGCCGCACACCAGATCATCCTGTCGCTCTGGAGCCTCACGGCCTTCGCGCTCGACGCGATCGCCATCGCGGGCCAGGCCATCATCGGCCGGTACCTGGGAGCGAGCGACACAGAGGGCGCCCGGGAGGCCTGCCGCAGGATGATCCAGTGGGGAATCGCGTCAGGGGTGGTACTGGGTCTGTTGATCGTGCTCGCCCGGCCGCTGTTCGTCCCCCTGTTCACCAGCGACAACGATGTACAGCACACCCTTCTCCCCGCTTTGCTCGTGGTGGCACTCTCCCAGCCGATCTGCGGTGTGGTCTTTGTGCTGGACGGAGTCCTCATGGGGGCGGGGGACGGCCGATACCTCGCCTCGGCCATGATCCTGACCCTGGCAGTCTTCGCTCCGTTCGCGCTCCTCGTCCCCAGCTTCGGAGGCGGTCTCACCGCTCTCTGGTGGGCCATGACGCTGATGATGGGAGTACGGCTGGTGACACTCTGGCTGCGTGCGCGTTCGGGGCGCTGGATCGTCACCGGCGCCACGCGCTGAAGCATGTACGGTCCCGGCACGTTCGTTTCACGTGAAACCGGTCTGTGCCTGTTAGCCCCTCGCCCACCAAGCACCCAGCCCCCTGTATATCCGGCTGCACTCAAGGCGGGCAGTCATCTCTCTGCCCGTTTCACGTGAAACGGGCAGTCTTGCCCATTCACACGACACGACGAAGGGCCGCACCCAGGGGTGCGGCCCTTCACCTAGCTCTGCTGAGCTGTGCCCTTAGGCAGCAACGACCTCGATGCCGAGCTTCGCGGCAACGTCGGGGTGCAGCCGGACGGACACCTGGTGTCCGCCAAGCGTCTTGATCGGCGAGCCGAGCTCGACGCGACGCTTGTCGACGTCCGGGCCACCGGCAGACTTGATCGCCGAAGCGATGTCGGCCGGGGTGACGGAGCCGAACAGACGGCCGGCGTCGCCGGAGCGAACAGCCAGCCGGACCTTGACGGCCTCGAGCTTGGCCTTGATCTCGTTGGCCTGCTCGATCGTCGCGATCTCGTGGATCTTGCGGGCGCGGCGGATCTGCGCCACGTCCTTCTCGCCACCCTTGGTCCAGCGAATGGCAAAGCCACGCGGAACCAGGTAGTTACGGGCGTACCCGTCCTTGACGTCCACGACGTCACCTGCGGCACCGAGGCCTGTGACCTCGTGGGTGAGGATGATCTTCATGATTCGGTCACCCTTCCCTTATCGCGCGGTGGACGTGTAGGGCAGCAGCGCCATCTCACGGCTGTTCTTGACTGCCGTGGCGACGTCACGCTGGTGCTGCGTGCAGTTGCCGGTGACGCGGCGGGCACGGATCTTGCCGCGGTCGGAAATGAACTTCCGCAGCATGTTCGTGTCCTTGTAGTCCACGTACTGGGTCTTGTCCTTGCAGAACGCGCAGACCTTCTTCTTAGGCTTGCGCACAGGCGGCTTCGCCATGGTGTTTCTCCTGTGTGATCAAGAAGTGGGGGTACGAGCAGCCCTAGAAGGGAGGCTCGTCCGAGTAGCCGCCGCCAGAACCACCAGATCCGCCGGAACCGCCGGAGCTTCCGCCCCAACCGCCTCCGCCGCCCTGCTGGCCCCCGCTCTGCTGACCGCCGGCAGGCGCGCTGGTGGCCCACGGGTCGTCGGCGGGAGTACCGCCGCCGCCCTGCTGGCCACCGCCACCGGGACCGCCGCCCCAGTTGCCGCCGCCCTGCTGGCCACCGCCGTATCCACCCTGGCCGCCACCCTGGCCACCGCGACCGCTGGTCTTGGTGACCTTGGCCGTGGCGCTCTTCAAACTGGGGCCGACTTCCTCGACGTCCAGCTCGTAGACCGTGCGCTTGACGCCCTCACGGTCCTCGTAGGACCGCTGCTTCAACCGGCCCTGCACGACGACGCGCATGCCTCGCTGAAGCGACTCCGCGACGTTCTCCGCCGCCTGACGCCAGACCGAGCAGGTGAGGAACAGGCCTTCGCCGTCCTTCCACTCATTGGTCTGCCGGTCGAAGATGCGGGGAGTGGACGCGACACGGAACTTCGCGACCGCCGCACCGGACGGGGTGAAGCGCAGCTCGGGGTCGTCGACGAGATTGCCGACGACCGTGATGACGGTCTCGCCTGCCATGGGTGAACCTCTCGGCGGGGATTGCTTCTGGCTGCTTGCTACTCGAACCCGGGAACCACTGAGCTAGATGCTCAGTGGGTCTCGGGACGGAGGACCTTGGTCCGGAGGACCGACTCGTTCAGGTTCATCTGTCGGTCGAGCTCCTTGACGACCGCAGGCTCGGCCTGCAGGTCGATGACCGAGTAGATGCCCTCAGGCTTCTTCTTGATCTCGTAAGAGAGACGACGACGGCCCCAGGTGTCGACCTTCTCGACCTTTCCGTTGCCCTCACGGACGACGGAGAGGAAGTTCTCGATCAGCGGGGAGACAGCTCGCTCCTCGAGATCGGGGTCGAGGATGACCATCACTTCGTAGTGACGCATGTGGAACCCACCTCCTTTGGACTCAGCGGCCACGGTCGTTCCGTGGCAGGAGGGTCGTGATGCGTAAGCAACAGTGTCTCCGAGTAAAACAGCCGCCACTGACAGCGCCCGTCTTCGATGATCGAGGGGAGCTGCTGTGCTGGCTCAAGGCAGACACGGGTGCAGACCGTACAGAGTACCCGCAGACGGGCTTCCGGTTGAAATCCGGTGTTCAGGGCGCACAATCGAGACAGTCGCGGTGTGATCGGCACAACATCGCACCGCTCTTCTGCCAGGAGGTGCTCCATGGCGCAGACAATGCGGTCCCCCGGCGGCCGAACGGCTCCCAGCCGCGTGGCCAACGCCCGTCCCGCCACCGGTTCGCTGTTCGCCACGGACGGCAGGCCCCATCCGCTCCAGGAAGCGCTGATGGCGGTCACAGGGGTGCTGGGCATCCTCGCCTTCGTGGCGGCGCAGTTCCACAGCCTGCACCTGCTCAGCTCGTGGGCGGGCCTGATCGGCGTGCTGGTGGGCGCCTACGGGCAGTACCACTCCAAGACCACCTGGCAGCGATTCGGCTTCATCATGGGCATGGGCTCCGCCGCCGTCGGTTTCTACCTCGGGATGGCGCACGGGGGCCTCTTCGGCGGCGTCATCACCTGACCGGCAGAACCTCCGGCGACTCCGGTCGGCCACCCCCGCAGCGCTCCAGCAGGCCATGCGGCGAGGCGGCAGCCCGGTTCGGTCCCGACGGGGCCGGGCCGGGCGCCCGTCGGCCACAGTAGGCTTCGGCGCGAGAGCCGGAGCCCCTGACCGATGGGGACACACCTGCCGAGGAGCGCCCCAGCATGAGCCTGACCCTGAGGACCATCAGCCGAGAACAGCATCTGGCCTACATCCAGAGCCTCCCCTCGGCCAGTCACTGCCAGGTCCCGGCGTGGGCTGATGTGAAGACCGAGTGGCGCTCCGAGAACCTCGGATGGTTCGACAAGAGCGGCGAGATGGTCGGCGCCGGACTGGTGCTCTACCGCCAGTTGCCCAAGATCAAGCGCTATCTCGCCTACCTTCCCGAGGGCCCGGTCATCAACTGGTACGCCCCGAACCTGGACGAGTGGCTCCAGCCGATGCTCGCCCACCTGAAGCAGCAGGGCGCCTTCTCCGTGAAGATGGGCCCGCCCGTGGTCATCCGGCGCTGGGACTCGGCCGCCATCAAGTCGGGCATCCAGGATCCCGACGTGAAGCGGCTCCGCGACGTCGAGGCGAGCCACATCGAGCCCCGCGCCTTCGAGGTCTCCGACCGGCTGCGCAAGATGGGCTGGCAGCAGGGCGAGGACGGCGGAGCCGGCTTCGGCGACGTGCAGCCGCGTTACGTCTTCCAGGTGCCGCTGGCCAATCGCTCCCTCGAGGACGTGCTGAAGGGCTTCAACCAGCTCTGGCGACGCAACATCAAGAAGGCCGACAAGGCCGGCGTCGAGGTCGTGCAGGCCGGTTACGAGGACCTCGCCGAGTGGCAGCGGCTGTACGAGATCACCGCCGTGCGAGACCACTTCAGGCCGCGCCCGCTCTCGTACTTCCAGCGGATGTGGACGGTCCTCAACTCCGAGGACCCCAACCGCATGCGGCTGTACTTCGCCCGGCACAACGGAGTGAACCTCTCGGCTGCCACGATGCTCGTCGTCGGTGGCCACGTCTGGTACTCCTACGGCGCCTCCGACAACATCGGGCGCGAGGTCCGTCCCTCCAACGCCATGCAGTGGCGGATGCTCCGCGACTCGTATGCCATGGGCGCGACCGTCTACGACCTGCGCGGCATCAGCGACTCGCTGGACGAGACCGACCACCTCTTCGGGCTGATCCAGTTCAAGGTGGGCACCGGCGGGGAAGCCGTCGAGTACGTCGGGGAATGGGACTTCCCCCTCAACAAGCTGCTGCACAAGGCGCTCGATATGTACATGTCGCGCCGCTAGGCGCACCCCGGTCACGATCACCACCAGCTCCTCTCCCTCATCTCACTTACACCGCAGCCACCAGAAAGGTTCCGGGCCGGCCATGGCGCTCTCCCTCTACGTCGACACCGCGCGCTGGCGGGCGCACCAGAAGTCCGTGCTCGACCAGTTCCCGGGGCTCGTCCCCGTCTGCAAGGGCAACGGATACGGCTTCGGCCACGAGCGGCTGGCCGACGAGGCGATCCGCTTCGGGTCCGACACCCTGGCCGTCGGCACCACGTACGAGGCCGCCCGCATCAAGGACTGGTTCAGCGGCGACCTGCTGGTGCTGACCCCCTTCCGCAGGGGCGAGGAGCCGGTGCCGCTGCCCGACCGCGTCATCCGCTCCGTCTCCTCCGTGGACGGCGTACACGCCCTGGTGGGCGCGCGGGTGGTCATCGAGTGCATGAGCTCGATGAAGCGCCACGGCGTGAAGGAGGAGGAGCTCGGCCAGCTGCACGCGGCGATAGAGGACGTGCGCCTCGAAGGGTTCGCCCTGCACCTGCCGCTCGACCGCACGGACGGTTCGGACGCGGTCGAGGAGGTCATCACCTGGATGGACCGTCTCCGCGCCGCCCGGCTGCCCCTGCACACGATGTTCGTCAGCCACCTGCGTGCCGAGGAGCTGGCCCGCCTTCAGCAGCAGTTCCCGCAGACCCGCTTCCGCGCACGCATCGGCACGCGGCTCTGGCTCGGCGACCACGAGGCCACCGAGTACCGCGGCGCCGTGCTCGACGTCACGCGCGTCGTCAAGGGCGACCGCTTCGGCTACCGCCAGCAGAAGGCCGCTTCCGACGGGTGGCTCGTGGTCGTCGCCGGCGGAACATCCCACGGTGTGGGCCTGGAGGCTCCGAAGGCCCTGCACGGAGTGATGCCCCGCGCCAAGGGTGTCGCACGCGCGGGGCTGGCCACGGTGAACCGCAACCTGTCGCCGTTCGTCTGGGCGGGCAAGCAGCGCTGGTTCGCCGAGCCGCCGCACATGCAGGTGTCGATCCTCTTCGTTCCCTCGGACGCCCAGGAGCCGAGCGTCGGCGACGAACTGGTGGCCCACCTGCGCCACACGACCACCCAGTTCGACCGCCTCGTGGAACGGTAGCCCGGCCCTCCCCTCAGTCGGACGCCGTCCGGCCGGCGGTGCCCCACTCCACCCGCGGTCCTTCGACCGCGGGTGCGGTGTTTCCGGCCGCACGGCGGTCCGCCGGACCCGCGAGCGCGACCTTGTCCGGCGCACCGTCGAGCACCCCGCCCGACGGGTCGTCGGCCCCGTCGCGCCGCACGGGGTCCCTCTCCGGCCTCAGGATGTCCCTGACGACCATGGCGCACAGGTAGAGCGTTCCCACCAGGTGCAGGAGGATCGCGACCTGGTAGCCCTCCTGCGGCAGCCCCTGGTGCTTGTCGCCGCTCGTCGTGTAGGCGAGGTAGAACCAGATGCCCAGGAAGTACGCGACCTCGCAGGCCTGCCAGACGAGGAAGTCGCGCCAGCGCGGCCTGGCCAGCGCGGCCAGCGGGATCAGCCAGAGGACGTACTGCGGCGAGTAGACCTTGTTCGTCAGGATGAACGCGGCCACGACCAGGAACGCGAGCTGCGCGAATCTGGGCCTGCGCCGGGCTCCCAGCGCCAGCCCGGCGATCCCCGCGCACAGCACGATCATCAGTGCCACGGAGGCGGTGTTGACCGTGTCCACGTCGATGGGCCTGCCGGTGCGCTGGGTGATGATCAGCCAGAAGGAGCCGTAGTCGATCTGCCGTTCCTGACTGAACGTGTAGAACTTCTTCCAGCCCTCGGGGGCGTACAGCATCACCGGCAGGTTCACCACCAGCCAGGCCGCGGCCGCGCCGAACACGGCGGAACCGCACTCGCGCCACTTCCCGGCCCGGAAGCACAGCACCAGCAGGGGCCCCAGGAGCAGCACGGGATACAGCTTGGCGGCCGTCGCAAGGCCGATCAGGACGCCGAACGCGAGGGGCCTGCCCCGGGACCACATGAGCATCGCCGCGGCCGTCAGCGCGACGGCGAGCAGGTCCCAGTTGATGGTCGCGGTGAGGGCGAGGGCCGGGGCGAGCGCGACGAGCAGGCCGTCCCACGGGCGGCGCCGGTGCGTACGGGCGACGCACACCGCGATGATCACGGCGCAGATCATCAGCATGCCCGCGTTGACCATCCAGTAGATCTGCTCGCGCTGCTGGATCGGGTCCGAGGACGGCGTCAGCGTCAGCCAGGACGCGATCTGCATGAACAGGCCGGTCAGGACGGGGTACTCAAGGTACGCCATGTCGCCGCTGAGCCGGTCGAAGTACGGCACGAGGCCGTCGGCGAAGCCGCGCCCGAGGTAGAGGTGCGGGATGTCGGAGTAGCAGGCGTGCGTGTACTGCGAGCTGGTGCCGCGGAACCAGGCCCAGTCGTAGCAGGGGACCTTCTGCACCATGCCGAGTGCGAACATCCCGATCGCCAGGAGCGCGATGACGCGCACCGGGGTGAGCGGCCCGGAACCGAACCGCGCCCAGCGGCCCTTCGGCCCGCCGATCAGTTCGCTGCCCGCGGCGGCGATCTCGTCCTGTCGCGTGGGCGGTACGACGGACGGCTCCTGGTCCACGCTCGTGGCTTCTGCGCTTGGCATGCCCCACATCCTGCCGTACGGCGCTGTGTGCGGGCGTGGGCCGCCCACGCGACGCACGAGGGCCGCCGGCACCTGGCTGGTGCGGCGGCCCTCCTCATACGCGTCGGGCGGGCCCTGGAGGGCTTCCCGGAGGGCGGTGGTGGTGTCCACCGCCCTCTGCGGCGCTATCCACCGCCTCCGAAGAGCGCGCCGTTGCTGTTCGAGTTGCCGTTGGTCGTGCCCTGCGTCGTGCCCTGCGTCGTGCCTTGCGTCGTGCCTTGCGTCGTGCCGGTGTCAGTACCGCCGTCCGTGGTCCCGGCGTCGGTCCCTGCGTTCGTGGTCCCGTCGGTGGTGCCGCCGTTGTCCTGGCCCGCGGTCGCTCCGCCGTTGTTCTTGCAGTCCCAGTCGAGCGGCGCACACGTGTCGCTCGGCGTGGGGGACGGGGTCGTCGGGGTGGGCGACGGCGTCTCGGGGGCCTTGGTGGTCTCCGAGGGCGAGGGAGTCGGGCTCGGCGTCGGGCTGGGGCTGGCGCCACCGCCGTAGAGCTTCTCGCCCCACGGTTCGGGCTTCGGGAAGTTGATGACCTTCTTGCCCTGCATGGCGTCGGCCATGTAGTCGTGCCAGATCTGTGCCGGGAACGAGGCACCGTGGATCGACTTCTCGCCGCCGGTGCCGTACATCTCAAGGAACTTGCGGTTCTTCTTCGTCTCGTCGTCGTCCAGCCGGAACATGCTGACGGCGGTGGACAGCTGCGGGGTGTAGCCGACGAACCAGGCCGACTTGTTGCCGTCGGTGGTACCCGTCTTGCCCGCCACGTCGCGTCCCGGCAGCTGCGCGGGTGTACCCGTCCCGTGCTCGACGACGTTCTTCAGCACGTCGGTGACGTTGTCCGCGATGGCAGGGGAAAACCGGTTCTTGGTCTCCGTCTCGTGCTGGTAGATGACCTCACCCTTGTGCTTCACCTCGGTGACCGAGAAGGGGTCCCGCTGCTTGCCGCTGGTGGCGAAGGTGGCGTAGGCGCCGGCCATGCGGATGGCACTCGGAGAGGACGTGCCGATGGAGAACGAGGGCACGTTCGAGTCGGCCATGAACTCGTCGTCACGCAACCCCGCGTCCATCGCCGCCTGCTTGACCTTGTCGGTGCCGACGTCCATGCCGAGCTGGACGTAGGGGGAGTTCGCCGACTCCTGCATGGCGTAGCGCAGGGTGACGGGCCCATAACTGTGGTCACCGTCGTTGGTCTGGAGCAGCTCGGCCTGGTCCTTCGCGCGCCAGACCTCGCCGTTGTACTTCGTGATCCTCAGCTTGTTGTCGCCGTTGTAGATACTCTTCTGCGACACGAGCTTGCGGTCCGAAAGGCCCTGGTCCTCAGGGAGTTTCGGGTCACGCTTTCCGTACTGCATGGCGGCTGCCAGCACGAACGGCTTCCACGTCGAGCCGACCTGCGCACCGGTCGCGTCCGCGTTGTTGGTGTAGTGCTTCGTCGCGTCCTGGCCGCCGTACGTGGCGACGATGGCACCCGTCTTGGTGTCCACCGACGCGCCGCCGAACTCGACGTGTGTGTCCTTGTCGGGACGCTTCTTCGGGTCGATCTTGGCCTTGTAGACCGTGTTGATCGCCTTCTCGAGCTGTTTGACCTTCTTCTTGTCGAAGGTCGTGTGGATCTCGTAGCCGCCCAGGGCGAGTTCCTTGCCGGTGACGTGCCTCTTGTTGTGCGCGAGGAAGTACTTCCTGGCGAGGTCGACGAGGTAACCGGTCTGGCCGCCCAGTGCGTCGTCCGTCTTCGGCTCCTGCGGCATGGGAAAGGTCGTGTACTTGGCACGCTCGGCCGCCGGCAACCGACCGTCCTTGACCTCCTCGTCGAGGATCCACTTCCAGCGGGCCTTGGCCCGCCGGGTGTTCTCCTTCTTTGTGGCCCTCACCGGGTCGATCTCAGGGGCACCGGCGGGGTCGTAGTAGCTCGCGCCCTTGAGCAGCGTCGCCAGGAAGGCGCACTCACTGGGGTTCAGTTCCTGGGCGTCCTTGTTGTAGTACGCACGCGCCGCGGCCTGCAGTCCGGAAGCACCACGTCCGTAGTAGGAGACGTTGAGGTACCCCTTCATGACCTTCTCTTTGCTCTCCGTCTTGCCGACCTTGAGCGTGATGAAGAGTTCCTTGAACTTCCGGCTCAGAGTCTGGTCCTGGGTGAGCATGGAGTTCTTCACGTACTGCTGGGTGATCGTCGAACCGCCCTGTGTGTCACCCCCCTTCGCCATGTTGTAGAAGGCGCGGGCGATGCCCATGGGGTCGATGCCCCTGTCGTGTTCGAACGACTTGTTCTCGGCGGAGATGACGGCGTTCCGCATCGCCACCGGAATCTGGGCGTACTCGATCTCCTGGCGGTTGACGTCACCGCCCGCGGCGGCCATCGGCGTGTCGTCGGCCCAGTAGTAGATGTTGTTCTGGGCGGTGGCGAGGTCCTTGGGCTCCGGCGGCACCACCAGGGCGTAGGCGATGCCGGCGGCGCCCATCATGACGCCGAGAAAGCCCAGGGCCAGGCCGGAGAACAGCTTCCACGACGGAACCCAGCGACGTGCACCGTACTTGCCGGCCCGCGGGTAATCGATCAGGCGCTTCTTGCCGGAATCGGCGCGCCCCCTGCCACGCCCTTCCTGACCGCTGTTGTCACCACCTCCCCGTCGCCTGCTCCCGCCCCGCTGGGCGGCACGGCGCGCCTCGGCGCGGCCGCCGGGCGACGACTCCTCGCCGTAGGTGTCGGAGGGTGACTCTGAAGTTGCTCTGCGTGACGCATCAGTGCGACGTCCAGCAGGCTGTTGGGCGGCTCGTCTGGCCGCTGCGCGCCCGCCACCTTGCGGTTGGGACGCTTTGCGACGGTGCTCGCTCATCGAACGACTACTCCTCGGGCAGGCAAGAGTGCCTGGAAGCGGCAGTTGAGATCCGGTCCCCCCGAATTACGGACAAGCCCTGCGGAAGGCCCACCCGCGCTGCATCCGGCAGTCCGCGATAACGGACGCGCCGGGCCGTCTCGCGGTTCCCGGTGGTCTGCATGCCGCACAGACTACGCACGGTCAAAAACCTCCGGGGACCGAACTTCACCCCAAATCACGCAAGTCGCTCCCTATGAATCCCTGATGTGACGCCGCTCACGAACCGCGCCCTTGTCGAACATCACGGACCGATCTATCGTGCTGATGTATCGAGTCGATACATCAGCACGGCATAAGGTGGGCCCACGGCCCCGCGGACGCAGGGTGAAGAAGGGACGGCGAAGGTGAGCAGACGCTCCGGCATCCTCGAATTCGCCGTACTCGGCCTGCTCCGTGAGTCGCCGATGCACGGGTACGAGCTGCGGAAGCGCCTCAACACGTCGCTGGGAATCTTCCGCGCCTTCAGCTACGGCACCCTCTACCCCTGCCTCAAGACGCTGGTCGCAAGCGGCTGGTTGATCGAGGAGCCGATGAGCGTCCCGGCGTCGCCGCCCACCACAGGCCGCGGGGTCACTCCCACGTCCTCACTGGCGGGGCGACGCGCCAAGATCGTCTACCGGTTGACGGGGGAAGGTAAGGAGCACTTCGAGGAGCTGCTCTCGCACACCGGCCCGGACGCCTGGGAGGACGAGCACTTCGCCGCTCGTTTCGCCTTCTTCGGGCAGACGGAGCGCGACGTGCGGATGCGTGTGCTCGAAGGGCGCCGCAGCAGGCTGGAGGAGCGCCTCGAGAAGATGCGCGCCTCGCTGGCCCGCACCCGGGA from Streptomyces sp. NBC_01341 includes these protein-coding regions:
- a CDS encoding MATE family efflux transporter; this translates as MTQAPADRRPSRRRHDREIIALAVPAFGALVAEPLFVMVDSAIVGHLGTPQLAGLAIAAALLTTAVSIFVFLAYATTAAVARRVGAGDLASAIRQGMDGIWLALLIGVVVVALTLPLAPWLVNAFGASDTAAPYASTYLRISSLGIPAMLIVLAATGVLRGLQNTRTPLYVAIGGFAVNGALNLALVYGAGLGIAGSAWGTVIAQVAMAVVYLIVVVRGARKHGASLRPDLAGIRASAQAGIPLLVRTLSLRAVLLIATLVAARLGDTDIAAHQIILSLWSLTAFALDAIAIAGQAIIGRYLGASDTEGAREACRRMIQWGIASGVVLGLLIVLARPLFVPLFTSDNDVQHTLLPALLVVALSQPICGVVFVLDGVLMGAGDGRYLASAMILTLAVFAPFALLVPSFGGGLTALWWAMTLMMGVRLVTLWLRARSGRWIVTGATR
- the rplI gene encoding 50S ribosomal protein L9, with translation MKIILTHEVTGLGAAGDVVDVKDGYARNYLVPRGFAIRWTKGGEKDVAQIRRARKIHEIATIEQANEIKAKLEAVKVRLAVRSGDAGRLFGSVTPADIASAIKSAGGPDVDKRRVELGSPIKTLGGHQVSVRLHPDVAAKLGIEVVAA
- the rpsR gene encoding 30S ribosomal protein S18; the encoded protein is MAKPPVRKPKKKVCAFCKDKTQYVDYKDTNMLRKFISDRGKIRARRVTGNCTQHQRDVATAVKNSREMALLPYTSTAR
- a CDS encoding single-stranded DNA-binding protein; amino-acid sequence: MAGETVITVVGNLVDDPELRFTPSGAAVAKFRVASTPRIFDRQTNEWKDGEGLFLTCSVWRQAAENVAESLQRGMRVVVQGRLKQRSYEDREGVKRTVYELDVEEVGPSLKSATAKVTKTSGRGGQGGGQGGYGGGQQGGGNWGGGPGGGGQQGGGGTPADDPWATSAPAGGQQSGGQQGGGGGWGGSSGGSGGSGGSGGGYSDEPPF
- the rpsF gene encoding 30S ribosomal protein S6, which encodes MRHYEVMVILDPDLEERAVSPLIENFLSVVREGNGKVEKVDTWGRRRLSYEIKKKPEGIYSVIDLQAEPAVVKELDRQMNLNESVLRTKVLRPETH
- a CDS encoding lipid II:glycine glycyltransferase FemX yields the protein MSLTLRTISREQHLAYIQSLPSASHCQVPAWADVKTEWRSENLGWFDKSGEMVGAGLVLYRQLPKIKRYLAYLPEGPVINWYAPNLDEWLQPMLAHLKQQGAFSVKMGPPVVIRRWDSAAIKSGIQDPDVKRLRDVEASHIEPRAFEVSDRLRKMGWQQGEDGGAGFGDVQPRYVFQVPLANRSLEDVLKGFNQLWRRNIKKADKAGVEVVQAGYEDLAEWQRLYEITAVRDHFRPRPLSYFQRMWTVLNSEDPNRMRLYFARHNGVNLSAATMLVVGGHVWYSYGASDNIGREVRPSNAMQWRMLRDSYAMGATVYDLRGISDSLDETDHLFGLIQFKVGTGGEAVEYVGEWDFPLNKLLHKALDMYMSRR
- a CDS encoding alanine racemase — translated: MALSLYVDTARWRAHQKSVLDQFPGLVPVCKGNGYGFGHERLADEAIRFGSDTLAVGTTYEAARIKDWFSGDLLVLTPFRRGEEPVPLPDRVIRSVSSVDGVHALVGARVVIECMSSMKRHGVKEEELGQLHAAIEDVRLEGFALHLPLDRTDGSDAVEEVITWMDRLRAARLPLHTMFVSHLRAEELARLQQQFPQTRFRARIGTRLWLGDHEATEYRGAVLDVTRVVKGDRFGYRQQKAASDGWLVVVAGGTSHGVGLEAPKALHGVMPRAKGVARAGLATVNRNLSPFVWAGKQRWFAEPPHMQVSILFVPSDAQEPSVGDELVAHLRHTTTQFDRLVER
- a CDS encoding glycosyltransferase family 87 protein; protein product: MPSAEATSVDQEPSVVPPTRQDEIAAAGSELIGGPKGRWARFGSGPLTPVRVIALLAIGMFALGMVQKVPCYDWAWFRGTSSQYTHACYSDIPHLYLGRGFADGLVPYFDRLSGDMAYLEYPVLTGLFMQIASWLTLTPSSDPIQQREQIYWMVNAGMLMICAVIIAVCVARTHRRRPWDGLLVALAPALALTATINWDLLAVALTAAAMLMWSRGRPLAFGVLIGLATAAKLYPVLLLGPLLVLCFRAGKWRECGSAVFGAAAAWLVVNLPVMLYAPEGWKKFYTFSQERQIDYGSFWLIITQRTGRPIDVDTVNTASVALMIVLCAGIAGLALGARRRPRFAQLAFLVVAAFILTNKVYSPQYVLWLIPLAALARPRWRDFLVWQACEVAYFLGIWFYLAYTTSGDKHQGLPQEGYQVAILLHLVGTLYLCAMVVRDILRPERDPVRRDGADDPSGGVLDGAPDKVALAGPADRRAAGNTAPAVEGPRVEWGTAGRTASD
- a CDS encoding transglycosylase domain-containing protein, with translation MSEHRRKASQPQGGGRAAARRAAQQPAGRRTDASRRATSESPSDTYGEESSPGGRAEARRAAQRGGSRRRGGGDNSGQEGRGRGRADSGKKRLIDYPRAGKYGARRWVPSWKLFSGLALGFLGVMMGAAGIAYALVVPPEPKDLATAQNNIYYWADDTPMAAAGGDVNRQEIEYAQIPVAMRNAVISAENKSFEHDRGIDPMGIARAFYNMAKGGDTQGGSTITQQYVKNSMLTQDQTLSRKFKELFITLKVGKTESKEKVMKGYLNVSYYGRGASGLQAAARAYYNKDAQELNPSECAFLATLLKGASYYDPAGAPEIDPVRATKKENTRRAKARWKWILDEEVKDGRLPAAERAKYTTFPMPQEPKTDDALGGQTGYLVDLARKYFLAHNKRHVTGKELALGGYEIHTTFDKKKVKQLEKAINTVYKAKIDPKKRPDKDTHVEFGGASVDTKTGAIVATYGGQDATKHYTNNADATGAQVGSTWKPFVLAAAMQYGKRDPKLPEDQGLSDRKLVSQKSIYNGDNKLRITKYNGEVWRAKDQAELLQTNDGDHSYGPVTLRYAMQESANSPYVQLGMDVGTDKVKQAAMDAGLRDDEFMADSNVPSFSIGTSSPSAIRMAGAYATFATSGKQRDPFSVTEVKHKGEVIYQHETETKNRFSPAIADNVTDVLKNVVEHGTGTPAQLPGRDVAGKTGTTDGNKSAWFVGYTPQLSTAVSMFRLDDDETKKNRKFLEMYGTGGEKSIHGASFPAQIWHDYMADAMQGKKVINFPKPEPWGEKLYGGGASPSPTPSPTPSPSETTKAPETPSPTPTTPSPTPSDTCAPLDWDCKNNGGATAGQDNGGTTDGTTNAGTDAGTTDGGTDTGTTQGTTQGTTQGTTQGTTNGNSNSNGALFGGGG
- a CDS encoding PadR family transcriptional regulator, translating into MSRRSGILEFAVLGLLRESPMHGYELRKRLNTSLGIFRAFSYGTLYPCLKTLVASGWLIEEPMSVPASPPTTGRGVTPTSSLAGRRAKIVYRLTGEGKEHFEELLSHTGPDAWEDEHFAARFAFFGQTERDVRMRVLEGRRSRLEERLEKMRASLARTRERLDDYTLELQRHGMESVEREVRWLNELIESERSGKDRRRSSPEGSSQHETSGETGGLPRHGDQSRPDPSDDTK